The genomic stretch GATCGCGCGCAAGCCGAGGCCGCGCTGGCGCGCGTGCTGGAGCGCGACGCCGGCGCGCTCGCAGCCGTCATCGCCGCGCAGGGAAATGCGCGTCCCCTGCTCGAAGGCGTCCTCGGCTCCTCGCCTTTTCTCACCGAGCTTTCCGCGCGTGATCCCGCCCGGCTCGCGCGCCTGCTCACAGCCGATCCCGACGCCAGCCTCGCGCGGCTCGTCGAGGCCACGCGCAACGCCGCCAAAGGCGTCGCGGATGAAGCCGAGCTGATGCGCGCGCTGCGGCGCGCCAAGCAGGAGGGCGCGCTGCTGGTCGCGCTCGCCGATCTCTCCAAAGCCTGGGACACGATGCCGGCGACCGATGCGCTCACGCGCCTCGCCGACGCCGCGCTTTCCGCTTCCATCGCCTTCACGCTGCGCGAGGCCGCCGCCGCCGGCAAGCTCGAGCTCTATGATCAGCGCATGCCGGAGCGCGGCTGCGGCTGGATATTCCTCGCCATGGGCAAGGAAGGCGCCTATGAGCTCAACTACTCTTCCGACATAGATATCATCGTCCTCTTCGACCGCGCCCGCGCGCGCGTCGCGCAGCCGGCTGAAGACGTCGATCTCTTCGTCAAAATGACGAAGCGCGTCGTGCGCATTCTCTCGGAGATCACGCCCGACGGCTATGTGTTCCGCGTCGATCTGCGCCTGCGTCCCGACCCCGGCGCGACGCCCATCGCCATACCGCTCGAGGCGGCCTTCTCCTATTACGAGAGCATGGGCCAGAATTGGGAGCGCGCAGCCTTCATCAAGGCGCGTGCGGCGGCCGGCGACATTCCCGCGGGCGAGGCTTTTTTGAAAGAGCTCTCGCCTTTCGTCTGGCGCAAGAATTTCGATTTCGCCGCCATCGCCGACGTGCATTCGATCAAGCGGCAGATTCACGCTTTCAAAGGCCATGGCGAGATCACCGCGCTGGGGCATGATCTCAAGCTCGGCCGCGGCGGCATTCGCGAGATCGAGTTTTTCGCGCAGACGCAGCAGCTCATCACCGGCGGACGCAATCCCGCGCTGCGCGGCCGCGCGACATTGGAGACGCTGGACGCGCTCCTCGCCAATGGCTGGATCGAGCCACGCGTGCGCGACGAGCTGCGCGCGGCTTACGTCTTTCTGCGCGATATCGAGCATCGCATCCAAATGGTCGCCGACAAGCAGACGCATATTCTGCCGCGCGACGAGAAGGAGGCGCTGCGCATCGCGCGCATGGCCGGCTTCGCCACGCTCGAGGATTTCACGCAGGCGCTGGTCGCGCATCTCGAGACGGTGCAGAGCCATTATTCGCATCTCTTCGAGAGCGCGCCGCAGCTCTCCTCGCAAACGGGCAATCTCGTCTTCACCGGCGGCGAGGACGATCCCGGCACGCTGGAGACATTGTCGCGCCTCGGCTTCGCGCATCCCAAGACAGTGACGGAGACGATACGCGGCTGGCATTTCGGCCGTTACGCCGCGACGCGCTCCACCAAGGCGCGCGAGCGCCTGACCGAGCTGACGCCGGCGCTGCTCGAGGCGCTCGCCGCGACAGAGAACGCCGATCAGGCCTTTCTCGCTTTCGACAAATTGCTCGCCGGGCTTCCGGCCGGCGTGCAATTGTTTTCCGTGCTCCTCGCCAATCCGACGCTGCTGTCTCTGCTGACGGCGATCACCGGCGCCGCGCCCAAGCTCGCCGCCACCATCTCACGGCGCCCGCGCGTGCTCGACGCCGTGCTGGAGCCGGCCTTTTTCGAGCATCTGCCCGATGAAGCGGAGCTCGCCGCCGCGCTCGCGCGCAGCCTCGCGGAAACGCGCTCCTATGAGGAGGCGCTCGACGCCGCGCGCGTCTTCGGACAGGAGCAGAAGTTTCTCATCGGCGTGCGCGTTCTGACCGGCGCGCTCTCTGTGGCAGAGGCAGGCCTCGCCTATGCGCGGCTCGCCGAGCGCCTCATCGCCGCTCTGCTGCCGCGCGTCGAGGCGGAGCTCGCGCGCGCGCATGGACGCCTGGAGGGCGGCCGCGCTTGCGTGGTCGCGCTGGGCAAGCTCGGCGGACGCGAGATGACCGCCGCTTCCGATCTCGATCTCATGCTGCTCTATGACGCCGATCCGCACGCTGAATCGGATGGCGAGCGGCCGCTCGCCACGCCCGCCTATTATGCGCGGCTGACGCAGCGGCTCATTTCCGCGCTCTCCGCGCCAATGGCGCAGGGCCTGCTCTATGAGGTCGATTTTCGCCTGCGGCCGTCCGGCAGCAAAGGACCGCTGGCGGTGAGCCT from Methylosinus sp. C49 encodes the following:
- a CDS encoding bifunctional [glutamine synthetase] adenylyltransferase/[glutamine synthetase]-adenylyl-L-tyrosine phosphorylase; translation: MTQTNPARSLLSRALRIIEPHDRAQAEAALARVLERDAGALAAVIAAQGNARPLLEGVLGSSPFLTELSARDPARLARLLTADPDASLARLVEATRNAAKGVADEAELMRALRRAKQEGALLVALADLSKAWDTMPATDALTRLADAALSASIAFTLREAAAAGKLELYDQRMPERGCGWIFLAMGKEGAYELNYSSDIDIIVLFDRARARVAQPAEDVDLFVKMTKRVVRILSEITPDGYVFRVDLRLRPDPGATPIAIPLEAAFSYYESMGQNWERAAFIKARAAAGDIPAGEAFLKELSPFVWRKNFDFAAIADVHSIKRQIHAFKGHGEITALGHDLKLGRGGIREIEFFAQTQQLITGGRNPALRGRATLETLDALLANGWIEPRVRDELRAAYVFLRDIEHRIQMVADKQTHILPRDEKEALRIARMAGFATLEDFTQALVAHLETVQSHYSHLFESAPQLSSQTGNLVFTGGEDDPGTLETLSRLGFAHPKTVTETIRGWHFGRYAATRSTKARERLTELTPALLEALAATENADQAFLAFDKLLAGLPAGVQLFSVLLANPTLLSLLTAITGAAPKLAATISRRPRVLDAVLEPAFFEHLPDEAELAAALARSLAETRSYEEALDAARVFGQEQKFLIGVRVLTGALSVAEAGLAYARLAERLIAALLPRVEAELARAHGRLEGGRACVVALGKLGGREMTAASDLDLMLLYDADPHAESDGERPLATPAYYARLTQRLISALSAPMAQGLLYEVDFRLRPSGSKGPLAVSLKAFEDYHAHEAWSWEHMALTRARVVAGASDFATIVEEAIGAALTRPRDVEKLRQDVADMRARLERDKPAKSLWDLKQAPGGLIDVEFIAQYLQLRHANAHPACLSTMTSTALERLSDFSLLDPNEAATLIEAARLYQSLTQLLRLSIDNDFDPAHAPRGLVELLLRGGEAVDIAHLEAQIVETQRATRTIFASILGAERKAAPSP